The Chionomys nivalis chromosome 1, mChiNiv1.1, whole genome shotgun sequence sequence AGAGATGAGCCCCCtttccctctgccctctgtgtTAAAGGGTAAGTGTCAAATCCCCTGTAATAACTAATGtatcaagggaaaaaaatgagtgGAGGAAGCAACCAACCCACATTAGCATCTGTTGTGAGTTcccatgcctctgtgtgtgtgtgtgtgtgtgtgtgtgtgtgtgtgtgtgtgtgtgtaagattctTAGGGATGGAAACTGAGGCGCTCAGGGTCATGGACTAACCAGAATGAGTGAACATAGAAGCCCACAAAAGAACTGACATAAAGGACACTGGTTTTCTGGACAGAAAGCCCTGCTGACAGCATCCTGCAGGTGTACTGGAACCACTGTGACACTCCCTGCTCATTCAGTACAGAAGTATTATACCTAAGCTATTCAGCATTCATGAAAATCCACACTCGGAACATGCCAATGAAGTATGTGTGCGTTTATAtctagcacacacatacatccttTTGTATGCAGAACTTGATGAAATTGTAAGAGCCCAGCTTTCAgaacagcacacacatgtgccactcACACCAAGCACACAGGAGACCTGTAGGTAAAGTCAGAAAATGCAAAGAACACAGTATTGGTATTTGTGGCAGACCTATATAGAAATATAGGAGCAATTGACAGGGGCCACAGGCTTGTGACAGCCAACAGGATGCAGGTCCTCCAAAGTGAAGGCTGCTTGCTGGTGGAGACCAGGGACTGTTTCTCCAGTGGAGGAAGAGGCCATGAGTTGACCCAAACTTACTTTATCTGCTGACCATGGTGAGAGAAAGAAGCGTAACTCTCAAGTTTTCCCCTTTGTCCTCACACGAAAAGCCCCTACCCCTGATGTCACTGGGTCTAGTCTGCTCCCGGAGGGAGTCACTCATCAGCAGCGATCGCCCGCTCCTTCCACCCCTCAGGTGTGGTTCATTGGCGCTCCATTCACGTTGTTTACACCGAAACAGCCATTTCTCCTGGGTTGAAAGGCCCAAGTTCTGGGTCAAATGTGTGAGGAGCAGACAACAGATTGGAAGTCCAAGCCTGGTGGGTTTTAGATGGCCTCTTTCCAATCTTCTGGcagttctggctgccctggactGTTTCTACGGGTAGTGGGCACACACAGAGATTCTAACACTGTGTGCCATGTCGACTGGGGATCCGGCAGGATACCCTGATTCTAAGAAGGGACCCCCTAAGGAACCCTCCGCCCCTTGTAAGCGCATACACTCTTCTGCACCTAGGGCACCTTCGGGCCAGTCTGCCCCTCTACCCAAGCCGGCCCTCGTAAACCCCCTCCCCCCGCGGAGCTTCGTGCTTCGGGGAATAAAGGCAAAAGGAAATCGGAAGTCAAAATTAGTTTGGAAGCGGGCGCGAAATTCCAGGCTCTTTTCTCCCTAATCCTCCCAGCTTGGAAACTGAACTTTGAAGTGAAGGCAGGTTTTTCCAAAATGACCTCTTTGGCCTCTCCTCGAGCGCAGGCCGCCCTGGCCCAGAGCCGCAGAACTGCTTCTGCCCATCCGTCCATCCTTGAGAACTGTGTAGCCACAGCCGGCCAGGGAAGTGTAGAGCCCTCAGAGGAACGTGCCTAGTGAGggatgatgtttttgttttgttgctggtTTTCATTTAACCGTGCAACCCAACCAAAATCCCTTAGAAGCTGAAGGGACTCCAGGTGATCCCAAAAGACAAGATGAGAAAATTCAAGTAGATTCAGACACTTAAGGCAAGCGACCCAGTCAGACGAGGGTGGCGGTGAAGGCAAAAGGGAAAGTATCCTGATTTTAGACCCTAAAGTCAGAAAActatttccttcttcccttcaccTGTCTTCCCTACCCCCGCCATAGTTAACTATTTTAACTTCCTCCAAAAacggaagaagaagaagaagaaatagacagAATTTCAGCTTCGTTCAGGATGGATGCTTGGGTTAGGGGACCttgtgtatttttccttttaagaaagcaaaacaacaactaGAAGGCTACCAAAACATCCCGGCGACCTACAAGAGCCGCGGGATGCTGCAATCCCAGCGCAAAGCGCTTGGGGAAGGTTCAGGCCCTGACCCCTTGGCGTGGGAAGAACTAGTCGCAGCCCCCTTCCCTTGGgccctctctgcctttctctcaggATATTGCTTGGACTCTCTTTCCAAACAAGTGTTTGCTCTCAGTTTTCGACTCAACTTCCAGAAAAATCTCAGATCCGGCTTTGACATCCCTTCCCTCAGGCTCTGGCAGCCTCAGAGCCGGAGAGCAAGAGCGAGGTTGGGCCGCTGCACCCTGCACCCGGGAACTGCTGGCCTGGGCGGACACAAACGCAAGTCTCTGGGAGTGATAAGAAAATGGAGAATACTGTATTTGCTTTAGAAAGTTTTTACATATAGATAAACACGCAGTTAAGATAACAGTAAAAGCGCCCTACGGGAGTGAATGAGGCCTCCGAAGCGGCTAGGAAAAACTTGAACAGCTTTTGCATAAGAATACTACGGCCTCACTCAGCTTGCGCTGCCGAGAGGGTCCCTCTCTCACCCTAACCCTGGCCACCTCGCCAAGCCTCGACTGATAAGTCAACGACCAGGAACCTCGAGTAGGAGGAGGAACTCCCAAAAGGAAAGAGGTGagtgagcagggaaggaaggaggagagaggagggagaggaaaaaagcaGGTATCATATACAAGCAATTGCTACACATATATTACAAACTGGGAAAATGACCGATCATTAAGATATACATAATtcatataaaattttgaaataaaaataaaaatctgttacAGTCATAACTATTCTTTTTCCACATTTATAACCAGTACCCACACAGGCAGTGACAGAGTGGAGAGAAAAAGGTGCTTACGAAGAAAATGATTGTCTgctgaacaaaaaacaaaagattctATCTTGTTTGACCAATACTTGGActtaaaaacagagagagagaaagagaaagagctaAAGGAGGAAAGAGCAACCGAAGGAAGAAACATTTGCTATTTCTCTCgaggagtttttctttttctttctttcgttctttctttctttcctttttaaaaaacaaattcagaacggagatgtcagatttttttttctttttgtctgtttttgtcgTCTTGTCTCGGCGGTGGTGGTTTTTGTATGGTCGACTCCTTAAATCACTTTAAACTAGAGAGAATATTTTCCCAGATACAAATAAATCGTCATGCAGGTGGGGTGCCGGGTCCGTGGGAACCAAAAGGAGAAACCGTGCTTGTCCTGGAAAGTATACAATTGTCACCTCTTTTATGTTTTCTGCCCGCAAGATCAGCGTTTGTGACTGTCTGTTGGCGTCGCGGTCCTTTGGGGTGGCCGTGGTggtaggtgtgtgtgggggggttgttgATGGTTTGaggttaatttatttttcttgttttttttatatatattttttgctgGGGTGGCAGTGTGtatggacgtgtgtgtgtgtgtgtgtgtgtgtatgtgctcgcgcgcgcgcgcgcgagctCGTGTCCTGATTTCGGTTTGTTCTAGGGATGGACCAGAAGGAAAAGGAGCCGGgctaggaggaggagggggatggtggagggggaggaggggaaggaggaggagggcggCCTTGGCTATCATACATCACATTCCGAGTCGCTGGAGGTTACCGAGAGGATGGAAGTGCCGGTGTCCGCACGCTCCGTCAGGCTGGACACACTGGTGGTGGGGCTGGCCGCCGTGGACGGCGACTCTGCCGAGCCGTGCGTGGGGCAGCCGGGCTCGGTCAGCGAGCGCATGCCGCTCGGTCCGATGGCCTGGTGCTGGAGCCTGCGGGAAAGAGAGAGCGGAGCCCGCCCTGACTCAATGGCCCGCCACCCTGCTCCCCTCACTGGCACCGCGGGGAGACTGGCCCGGCTGGGCCCGCACCCCCCTACCTCTGCGGCCTCCCGCGTCGCGTGCCCCTAGCCACCGCCCCCGACTGCGCTTTGTGTTCTTCCAGGCACCCAGCTGCTTGCTCCCTGAGTACGGCGGCAGGGTCTTCCTAACTCAAGTCCCGGCTGCCAGTTCCTTTGGCTTAGGGAAGTGTTCCAGATAGGGACGGCCTTAAAGCAGGGGTTGAACTCCAAGCCAGCCGCCTGAGGAGACTTGAGCGGGCAGCAAGGGACGATGAGCCCTGGACCAGCAGACAGTGGGGAAAgagcctctctcttcttccacaaCCTCGGAGGCTCTAGTAACTGGGCCGACTGCATGGAGACCTAAAAATTCCATACAGCCTCCTGCCACGGCCTTCCCAAACATAATCCATTGCtgcgggaggtggtggtggggttctCCCAAGAGTACCCACCGTTTTACTTTCTGAGTCCCTACGCGGGGAGCGCAGGATCCGGGGATGAGAAAATAGGGAAGGTGGGGGTTAAAAGATGAGAGtaagagagagaagcaagaaaaaggaagaaagagaaagcaggagggAAGGATAGACTGTCTCTTTTTCAGGCAAAAAAGCTTTTGCCTGAACCTAGTGTCTCCCCACAAGGAAGCCTTTCCCTGGTCCTGGGTGCTCCCCTCATCTGGCGAAAAGTGGCCTCCACACGCAGAGGTGAGAGGGAAGTGGCTTCAGGCTTGAaccacctaaacacacacacttcaggTACTCCAGCCACCAGCAACTGTCGGCAGCTGACTCCTGCTCCTTCCCAGGCCTAGTGCCTTTGAAGCGGAGCGGATCAAGGCTCTGTACGAGAGTTCGCTCAACCGCGcccccttcttttcccttccccttggACTCAATTTCTCTAGCCTCTCTCCTTTTTCTACATACTTCTCCCAACCCAGCTTTAAGGATTCACAAGAACCAAAACTACTTTGTGACTTTGTAACCAACTTGCTTGAAACAGAGCTGCACCTGCTGGCGTTTGCTACCCAACTAAGTGGACCAAAGTGATGGACGCTCCTTAGCCGAGAACATAGAGATATTTAATGCTTGAGGAACACCAGGAGTGGACACACTTGTGTGAacacattaattaaaacacactAGGCCTCTTCTCACCCAGTCTGCCTCTCCTGTTCAGGGTTCGGAAAGGAAACTCGCTGGATGGTGGCCACGGGCCTTCTTCCCTTTGTGGCAGAAACCCTGGTCCACTTGCCCCTCTTGAACGCTTCTGGACATCTCTAAGGCTCCCAACCCTTCTTTTGCCATGCATGGATATAATCAGACAGCAAACAGAGTTTTGGTTTCCTCCCAGCCTTCTAGTTGGGGCCAGGGCTGAGAAAATCTGCCAGAGGACTAGGGCTTCCAAGACCCGCACCACGGGTTGAGGACACTAGAAGCTCTCTCAGACAGTTCCGGCCCTGAGAAAAGCCCCTCTTGGGCAAAGTAGCCTATAACCCTCTCCTCCCCGGTTCCGGGGCAACCAAAAACTTTCTCCAACTACCCAGAGAGACCAGGCTCCTCCAGCTCTGGGTCAGCAGCCCCTACTATGCCCGGATAGCCTGCATTTCAACCCGtctccccttccccagccccGGAGGCTGTGGCCCAGTCGCGATCCCCGCCACTGACCTGTTCTTGGCCGCAGCGGCGCGGTCGCGCTGTCGCCGATTCTTAAACCAGTTGCCTACTTGTGTGGGAGTGAGGCCGGTGGCCTGCGCCAGTTCGCGTTTCTTGCTGGGGTTGGGGTAGGGATCCTGCAGGTACCACTCCCGCAGCAGGCTCCGAGTCCGCTCCTTGAAGCAATGAGTCTTCTGCTCGCCATCCCAGATGGTGCGCGGCAGCGGGAACTTCTTGCGCACGCGGTACTTGTCCACCGGGCCGAGCGGGCGGCCGCGCAGCTTCTCGGCCTCCTGGTAGTGCGCCTCGAGCCACATGGCTTGTAGCTTGCCGTGAGACTCCTTGGTGAACTTGTGGTTCTCCAGGATGTGGTACAGGTCGCGGAAGTTGCCGGTGTGGAAGGCAACAACGGCGCGCGCGCGCAGGATCGACTCGTGTTTGTTGATGGCCTCGCACGCCCCAGGGGCCACGGGCAGCGACCAGAGGAAGCGGCCCAGCCGCTCGATGTCGCCCGTCTCCTCCAGCGTCTCACAGACGCTGGCCACCTGCTCCGGCGAGAAGTTGAGGGTGGGCAGCTGGAACATGGACAACTCTTCCGGGGGGGCCCtggagccgccgccgccgccgccgcctgctCCGCCAGCACCGCCGCCTCCCGCACGgttcccgccgccgccgcctcctcccgcgccgccgccgccgctgcccgCACCGCTCCCGCCGCCGCTACTCGCCAGAAGTAGGGAGCAGTGGTGAGAATCGGCGAAGTTTGGCAACAAGAAGTGGGAGGAATAGAGGTCTAGGGGGGAGCGGAATACCATGGACTGacctgagaggagaggagaaaattcagggagaggaagagagaggggaggaagaggaggagaggggcaaTGAGGAccaagaggagggagaggagaggggggaggaggagatggaaaggaggggggagcagaa is a genomic window containing:
- the Six3 gene encoding homeobox protein SIX3, producing MGRRWARMKWRFRWGFIAGHQLFTLLWRGQSMVFRSPLDLYSSHFLLPNFADSHHCSLLLASSGGGSGAGSGGGGAGGGGGGGNRAGGGGAGGAGGGGGGGSRAPPEELSMFQLPTLNFSPEQVASVCETLEETGDIERLGRFLWSLPVAPGACEAINKHESILRARAVVAFHTGNFRDLYHILENHKFTKESHGKLQAMWLEAHYQEAEKLRGRPLGPVDKYRVRKKFPLPRTIWDGEQKTHCFKERTRSLLREWYLQDPYPNPSKKRELAQATGLTPTQVGNWFKNRRQRDRAAAAKNRLQHQAIGPSGMRSLTEPGCPTHGSAESPSTAASPTTSVSSLTERADTGTSILSVTSSDSECDV